A window of the Cynocephalus volans isolate mCynVol1 chromosome 10, mCynVol1.pri, whole genome shotgun sequence genome harbors these coding sequences:
- the LOC134386820 gene encoding olfactory receptor 7A17-like produces the protein MEPRNETRISEFLLLGLSEEPGLQPFLFGLFLSMYLVTVLGNLLIILVIISDSHLHTPMYFFLSKLSFVDICLTSTTVPKMLLNIQTQSKVITYEGCITQVYFYLLFGILDTLLLMVMAYDRFVAICYPLQYTVIMNVRLCGLLVLVSWIMSALNSLFHSLMVLQLSFCTDLEIPHFFCELNQVVHLACSDTFFNNIGIYSAAVLWFCGPLVGILYSYSKIVSSICAISSAPRNYKAFSTCASHLSVVSLFYCTIIGVYLSSAATQDSHSSATASVMYTVVTPMLNPFIYSLRNKDIHGALKRLFRRKP, from the coding sequence ATGGAACCGAGGAATGAGACACGAATAtcagaatttcttcttctgggACTTTCAGAGGAACCTGGACTGCAACCCTTTCTCTTTGGGCTGTTCCTGTCCATGTACCTGGTGACAGTGCTCGGGaacctgctcatcatcctggTCATCATCTCAGACTCCCACCTCCACACGcccatgtatttcttcctctCCAAACTTTCCTTTGTGGACATCTGTTTGACTTCCACCACTGTCCCAAAGATGCTACTGAATATACAGACACAGAGCAAAGTCATAACATATGAAGGCTGCATCACCCAGGTATACTTTTATTTACTCTTTGGAATTTTGGACACCTTACTCCTGAtggtgatggcctatgaccggttTGTGGCCATCTGTTACCCCCTCCAATACACAGTCATCATGAATGTCCGCCTCTGTGGACTCCTGGTTCTTGTGTCCTGGATCATGAGTGCCCTGAACTCCTTGTTCCATAGTTTAATGGTTCTGCAGCTGTCCTTCTGTACAGACTTGGAAATCCCCCACTTCTTCTGTGAACTTAATCAGGTTGTCCACCTTGCCTGTTCTGACACCTTTTTTAATAACATAGGGATTTATTCTGCAGCAGTACTGTGGTTTTGTGGACCCCTTGTTGGGATCCTTTACTCTTACTCTAAAATAGTTTCTTCCATATGTGCAATCTCATCAGCTCcaagaaactataaagctttttCCACCTGTGCATCTCACCTCTCAGTTGTCTCCTTATTTTATTGTACGATCATAGGAGTGTACCTTAGTTCTGCTGCTACACAGGACTCACACTCAAGTGCAACAGCCTCAGTGATGTACACTGTGGTCACACCCATGctgaaccccttcatctacagcctgaggaataAAGACATACATGGGGCCCTGAAAAGACTCTTCAGAAGGAAGCCATAA
- the LOC134386972 gene encoding olfactory receptor 7A17-like: MRPENDTQISGFILLGFSDTPELQPLVLGIFLFMYGITVFGNLLIILAIISDSHLHTPMYFFISNLSFVDICFTSTTIPKMLLNIQTKSKVITYAGCITQMYFFMLFAVLDDLLLSVMAYDRFVAICHPLHYTVIMNPQLCVWLVLVSVIISGVQSLVHALMVLRLSFCTDLEIPHFFCELNQVVHRACSDTFLNDVVIYFASVMLGGGPLAGILFSYCKIASTIRTISSAQGKYKAFSTCASHLSVVSLFYCTMLGVYLSSAATHNSHSSAAASVMYTVVTPMLNPFIYSLRNKDIKRALRRFFGRKL; this comes from the coding sequence ATGAGACCAGAAAATGATACACAAATTTCAGGATTTATTCTTCTGGGATTTTCAGATACACCAGAATTGCAGCCCCTTGTGCTTGGGATATTTCTCTTCATGTATGGGATCACTGTGTTTGGAaacctgctcatcatcctggcCATCATCTCagactcccacctccacacacccatgtacttcttcATCTCCAACCTGTCCTTTGTAGACATCTGCTTCACCTCCACAACCATCCCAAAGATGCTGCTGAACATCCAGACAAAGAGCAAAGTCATAACCTATGCAGGATGCATCACCCAGATGTACTTTTTCATGCTTTTCGCAGTGTTGGATGACCTTCTCCTGAgtgtgatggcctatgaccggttTGTGGCCATCTGTCACCCCCTGCACTACACGGTCATCATGAACCCCCagttgtgtgtgtggctggttcTGGTGTCTGTCATCATCAGTGGGGTGCAATCCTTGGTACATGCCTTAATGGTGTTGCGGCTGTCCTTCTGCACAGACTTGGAAATCCCccactttttctgtgaacttaatCAGGTGGTCCACCGTGCCTGCTCTGACACTTTTCTTAATGATGTGGTGATATATTTTGCATCTGTGATGCTGGGTGGTGGACCTCTTGCTGGTATCCTTTTCTCTTATTGTAAGATAGCTTCTACCATACGCACAATCTCATCAGCTCAGGGGAAGTATAAAGCATTTTCCACCTGTGCGTCTCACCTCTCAGTTGTCTCCTTATTTTATTGTACGATGCTAGGAGTGTACCTTAGTTCTGCTGCTACACACAACTCACACTCAAGTGCTGCAGCCTCAGTGATGTACACTGTGGTCACACCCATGctgaaccccttcatctacagcctgaggaataAAGACATAAAGAGGGCTCTGAGAAGATTCTTTGGTAGGAAACTCTAA